A genomic stretch from Pseudomonadota bacterium includes:
- a CDS encoding RNA-directed DNA polymerase has protein sequence MKRFLIHDEQVSSWQAVASASRRAARGKRNRAEVVAFFAHADDALARVSAALRGGRLPRGTFRRFVIHDPKRREITAAPFEDRVAHHAIVQPLVQPLDTWLAATSFACRPGKGVHAAVRHVQRQCCRYPVYLKMDVCAYFERIDHARLRALLQRRLKGGLLFDLLDAVLASFSAVRGRGLPIGALTSQQFANVYLNPADQWLLAHPHVRAHCRYMDDTVVWCESTREARELFTAYQDYLHEHWALTLKAPVIQRSRHGIGFCGYRVSPGKLRPSRRRLQRCKTGLHAWQAKYLAGDIDALQLQQITDALLAMLLPGESTGWRRDLLARGLPVVDS, from the coding sequence ATGAAGCGCTTCCTCATCCACGACGAGCAGGTGTCGAGCTGGCAAGCCGTAGCATCGGCGAGCCGGCGCGCGGCGCGGGGCAAGCGGAATCGAGCGGAGGTGGTGGCATTCTTCGCCCATGCCGACGACGCGCTGGCCAGGGTGAGCGCGGCGCTGCGCGGCGGTCGGCTGCCGCGAGGCACCTTTCGCCGTTTCGTCATCCACGATCCGAAGCGTCGGGAGATCACTGCGGCGCCTTTCGAGGATCGCGTCGCCCATCACGCGATCGTCCAGCCCTTGGTGCAGCCGCTGGACACGTGGCTAGCCGCCACCAGCTTCGCGTGCCGTCCCGGAAAGGGCGTTCACGCCGCCGTTCGTCACGTACAGCGCCAGTGCTGCCGATACCCGGTGTATCTGAAAATGGACGTATGCGCGTACTTCGAGCGCATCGACCACGCCCGCCTGCGCGCGTTGCTCCAACGGCGCCTCAAAGGCGGCCTGCTTTTCGATCTTCTCGACGCCGTGTTGGCAAGCTTCAGCGCCGTCCGGGGCCGGGGCCTGCCGATCGGCGCGCTCACCTCGCAGCAGTTCGCCAACGTCTACCTCAACCCTGCCGACCAGTGGCTCCTCGCCCACCCCCACGTGCGCGCCCACTGCCGCTACATGGACGACACGGTGGTTTGGTGCGAGTCGACGCGCGAGGCCCGTGAACTCTTCACCGCCTATCAAGACTACTTGCACGAGCACTGGGCCCTGACCCTCAAGGCGCCGGTGATCCAACGCTCGCGCCACGGCATCGGCTTCTGCGGCTACCGCGTGAGCCCCGGCAAACTGCGCCCATCGCGCCGGCGCTTACAGCGCTGCAAGACGGGCCTGCACGCCTGGCAGGCGAAGTACCTCGCGGGCGATATCGACGCCCTTCAACTCCAGCAGATTACCGACGCTCTGCTGGCCATGCTGTTGCCCGGAGAGAGCACGGGCTGGCGCCGCGACCTGCTCGCGCGAGGATTACCCGTTGTCGACTCCTAG
- a CDS encoding SUMF1/EgtB/PvdO family nonheme iron enzyme, with protein sequence MAAGTTRHAGGNRVIRGGSWNNNGRNLRSAYRNANHADDRNNNVGFRLVAARRGAPQCA encoded by the coding sequence TTGGCTGCGGGCACGACGCGTCACGCTGGCGGCAACCGCGTCATCCGCGGTGGCTCGTGGAACAACAACGGCAGGAACCTGCGTTCCGCCTACCGTAACGCTAACCACGCCGACGACCGCAACAACAACGTGGGCTTCCGCCTGGTCGCAGCTCGCCGTGGGGCACCGCAGTGTGCATGA